The window TGATGCTAGTAGCAACATTAATGTGAATATCATCAGTAATACTAGTACTCTATTCTTTTTTTTCATTCTGTAAAATCATCTCCTTTTTGATTGATATTAAACTTGATTGATTATATCTGGATATACTTAAGCATAACCCCCTTTTTTTACTTCACCACAAGCTAAAGCATGTGGCTTACTCTTTATTTAAATGAAGATAAATAAAAGGTCAACATTGTAACCACTTATTTATTTTCACTTAGTTTTAATTATTCATTGTGAATTGTGAATTGTAAATTGCTTTACCTGCCTTTAAATTTACTCTGGTCTTTGAGAATAGGAAGCAATCTATCTGTTCCAAATATCGCTTCTTTAGCCTTGGTTTCACTGGTCAATCCTGTTAACAAAATATCAGATGAATTCAAAAATGCTGTCATTGCCTCTTCTTCTTCTTTCCATTCTGCTGCATTTAAGCCATTGGTGTATTGTTTGGCTAGGTTGTCTATCTTTTGACTTTCGGTTATCGGGTCATAAGGACATGGTTGCCATAGTTGTCCATCAGATTGAGATTGTCCTTTTTCTCTTATATAGAATGCATTTTCATAATAATAAACTATCTTTGACATTCTTATACCTCCTTTTTTATTTATCAGTTCTTTTCATATAATATATGCTTAATTGATGTGATTTCACCATTTTGATCTTTATATTTCTCTTTAATTCTATTCCCTTCTTTATCATATTCATACTCAACCCATAAAAATATCCAAAATTCTCCTTGCTCATCTCTGGACTTTCTTAAATCCTTTATTTTTTTTTCTATTTTATTATATTCACTCAATCTAATCTTCTGTATATCCCCATCTTTATCTTTAGATATGAATTTGATTTCATTCCCATTCTTATCATATTCATATTCAAACCATGTAGAAACTTCTTGACCACTTTTTACAATATATTTCTTACATTTATTAAATTGATTATAGTAAGTTATAATTTTAATTACCATTCCATTAGCTTCATATTTTTTACTTTCAACTTCTTTAATTTTATTTCCTTTATCATCATATTCATATTCAAAATAACTAGTTGAATCCGCCATCAAATTACTATTAATTTTTTTTGTTTTTTCTCCGGATTCATTATAATATATCTCTTTAGTCTTTTTAGTATATTGGTCATTAGTATATTGATACTTTAATTGTCCACTATCATAGTATTTATAAAGTCCTTCCCCGCACTTCTCTCCTTTTTCATTTGTCTCTAGATATCCCATTTTTTTACCTTGCTTATCATAACTATAAGTTCTTGTTATAGCTCCAAAAGGCTCTCTTAATATTGTTGATTTCATCACCTCTCCTTCATCATTATATTGATACTTCTCATAATAAAATAATTCACCATTTTTTCGATTACTAACTAAACTTAATAAATTATTTTTATCATCATACTTTTCTATTCTTTTTACATATTTTTTACCTGTCTCTAAATTTTCTACAATTGACTTCTTTATTAAATAGACTTTATCTTCTTTTACCTTAACTTCATTAGTCTGTCCTTTGGCTAATCTCTGTAAAGTCTCTAGCTCCTCTTTAAATTGCTGCTTAGCTACCTCTTCTCTTTGACTTGTTCCATTACTTCTACATGATACTAGTAGCAACATTAATGTGAATATCATCAGTAATATTAGTACTCTATTCTTTTTTTTCATAATATCAAACCTTTCCTTTTGAGTTTATTTTAAATATTATTGATTATATATGGATACTATTAAGCATAAATCACCCTTTTTACTTCACCACAAGCTAAAGCATGTGGCTTAATTTTTATTTAAATGAAGATAAATAAAAGGTCAGCATTGTAACCGCTTATTTATCTTCATTTGGTTTTGAGTTTAATTGTTCATTGTGAATTGTGAATTGCTTTTATCGCTGAACCAAAGGTAAGTAAGGTATCAGCGATTTCTTGATTGGAACTGATAGCATAATTACGAGCATCTTCTTCCACAGCCTCTTTATTTGCTTCTATCATCTTTATTACTTGCTCGGCATCTTCTTTTATTCTTTCTTTGTAAATAATTTCTCTTTCATCTTCCTTTCTTTTACGCGGGACATAAGGAACTATAAAGTCAGGCTCAGTTTCTCCTTCTCTTTGAAAATAAATACCCCTGGGTTTATCTTCTTTATCTAAATAAAGATATTTTCCTTTTAGACCTTCGCCTAATTCTAAATTGCCCATAATTTGATTCACCTCTTTACTTAATTTTTATCTCTTTATAAATATATATTCTGTATCCTTCTGCCCAAGTCTCTTTTAATAACCTATTTTCTTCATCATATTCACTCTCTTTTAATGCTGTAGTCTTACCTTCTTTATCCTTAAATTCAATTCTAATCTGATTCCCACGTTCATCATAATGCTTAATACCTCTACCTTCTGGATAAGTGGTAGCATTAGACATCTTCATTTGCCCATTGGGATACCACTCATAAGATTCCCATCTCTTCACTTCTCCCTTTTCATTCTTCTCAGCATAGTATATTTTATTTCCATTTTCATCATATTTATAAACCCAATCAAAATCAAATGTACCATTCTGGGTTCCCCAATACCTTATTTCATTTCCCTTTTTATCATATTTATGATATATTTTTCTTATTATTTTCCCATTGAAATCTTTTCTTATTTCTTCTATCAACTTATTATTTGGATTATACTTATAATATTCAATCCATATTGTTTTCCCATTCTTATCTTTAGATATTAATTTAACCCTATTACCTTCTTTATTATAAATACTTTTATAGTAATATTTTAAACTCTGGTTTATGTGTTTTTTAGCTAAAACCTTATTGCCATTTTCATCATATTTATATATCTTCTTTTCAGTCCAATCTATAAAGTTATCTATTTTCTGATAATAGGTTTCTTGACCAGCCTGATTATACTTCCACTCTTCTTTAACTAATACTTTTCCTTTACCATCAACTTTTTTTACTAATAATTTTCTACCCTCATCATCATATTCAGTAGTCGTTATCTCCTTTTCTCCAGTATCGGCATCTTTACGAGAGTATTTTATTTCTTGACCTTCTTTATTATATTCCCACTTATAAATTGTCCTCCTAGGTGACCTATATATCTCATCTTTAAAATGGTCTTCCCAGATGACTCTACCTTGGCTATCATACTTTTTCTTCCACCATTCTTCAAACTGATCTCCTTTTTCGTGAAATTCTATGACATTATCATTTTTATCATACTTCCAAGTTGTTGTTCCTACTACTTCTCCCTTACTTTTTAATGTTTTCTTAATTTTTCTACCATGCTTATCATATTCCCAAGTTGCTCCACCTGTCTGTTTGCCTTTTTTTATCTCTTTCATCTCTACTAAAACTTTCTTGGTATTTACATTTTGGCTTAGATTTGTCTTTTGAATATTATCAGTACTTAATTGGTCTGCTTGACAAGCTACTAAAGTTGTTACTAACAATAGTACTATGGATAATATTAATAGCTTGTTTATCTTTTTCACTTTTCTAATCAACTCCTTTTTAATTTATAGTCTTTTATTGCCATTGGAATTTCTTAATATCTACCCCTCTAAAATGCAATTTATTAAGTACTTTTAAATTAACTGTACTTAAGTAGTCATCTCCTTTAGCCCCTAAAGTATCAACATCTATATATAACTCATCTAAACTTCTTATATTTAATAGAGGACTTAAATCTTTTATAGGATTATATCTGATTCCCAACTTTGATAAATTACTTAGTTTAGCTAGAGGTATTATATCTACCACTTTATTATCTGAAAAATTCAAATAAGTTAAATTATCAAGCTCTTTTAAACTATCTATATCTTCTACTTCATTTCCTACAAAATCCAAACTCTGTAAATTAGTCAGCTTACTTAATCCTTTGATATTTTTGATATTATTAAACCTCAATTCCAATCTAGTTAACTTATCAAGACCAGATAATGGACTGATATCCTCAATTTCATTCTTCCAAAGATACAATTCTTTTAAATTTTTTAAATTATGTAAAGGACTTATATCTATAATCATATTACCTGCCCCTGATAAACAAGTTAATTTATTGAGATTAGCTATTGGACTTACATCATTTACTTCATTACGATAAAAACTCAAATAAGTTAAATTATTAAGACTAGATAAAGGCTCTATATCCTTTACTTTGTTATTAGCGATAGTTAATTCTTTTAAATTAGTTAAATTACTTAAAACAGTTATATCAATTATTTCATTATCTGATAAATTTAAATTAATTAAGCTTTTAAGCTTAGCTAATGGGCTTATATCTTTGATTTTATTTCTCTTATTACCACCTTCTAGATTCAACACCTTAAGCTTTTCTAAAGAACTCAATGGGGTGATATCTAGTAAATTATTCTTTCTCAGATTTAATTCAATTAAATTATTTTTTAAACTGGATAATGGTCTCAAATCTTCTATAGAGTTATCACTTAGATTTAAATAGGTTAAATTAGTAAATTCTTTAATAAAACTTAAGTCATCTATATCATTACTTCCCAAATCTAATCTAGTTAATTTATCATTCTGAGCTAATTGGCTAATGTTTTCTGGGAGTCCTATACCTTTATTATAATTTAAAAGTAACTCATTTAAATTATTAAGTTTAACTAAAGCACTCACATCCTTTATCCTATTGGAACTAAGATTTAAATACTCTAATTTATTTAAATTAGCTAAATAACTTATATCCTTTATCTCATTCCCTGCTAAATTTAGCTTAGTTAAATTAGTTAAATTCTCAATTCCCTCTATAGAAGATATATCACTATATTCAACAGATAATTCAGTTATATTTTCCAAGTCTTCTTTGAGTAATTCACCACTATCTTTTCCTATCTTCTCTCTAATAGTCTGTTCCAAATTATCATCTTTAATAATAGAATTAGAACAAGTTGTTAATAAGAACACTACTGCTAATAAAATTATTAATAGCAATCTTTTTTTATAAAAAACATTATATAATTCGCCCCTTTTTACTATAATCATAAAAATAATATATTCCTAACATAAATAATATAATTCCACCTGACAATAACCACCAATCTCTTTTTTCAAGAATACCAAAAAAATGCCCATTTGCTAACCTATAAAAGAACAATATGAATAATTCCCATAATAATTTTGCGAAAAAAGTCAATTTTATATCTCTACTTATATAAAATATCCACATTATTGTTAAAGTAACAATAATAGTAACTATATGAGTAAAAAGAAAGTTTATATCTACATTACGCTTTAAAAATGAACGGACTTCAGCAGATCTTGATATTATATTTATAAACTTTACCAATCCTAAAGGTATAAGATAGACTACTAAATAGAATAATATAAAAGCAACCCAAGATTTATATCGATGTAAAAAACCTTCAAATATAACTCCTCTAAATATAATCTCTTCTAATAATACAATAGGAACTAATATAAGAATTATAGTTAATAAATTTACTTCAGTAGATGCTACACCTACTAATATAGAAGAAAACAAATAATTACTTAATTTTATTAATTTTAATGAAATTAAAATTAAACCAGTAATTATAATTGATACCCAAAAATATTTCATTATTGATACTCTTTTACAATTAATGTTTAATTCTAGTTTTTTTAAGATAAAATAACTAACAATTAATAATGTTATCAGATACATGAACAAACCAAATATACGTATTAATTCAAATATTTTATTCTCATCAAAATGTCTATGAACAATAACAGAGCTTGAGAGAAACAATAAACTATTTGATAATAACATCATAATTACAATTAACTTAATCCCATCAAAAAAACTACAGTACTTCTTCAAAATTATCACTCTCTTTCAAATACAATATTAATTATTATATAAATTTAGATAAATTAAGAAAACTAAAAATGCCAAAAATAATTTACATAATTTCTTTCTTTGCACTACCTTCCCAAGCAATAGGATTATGAGACTCCCCTTTAATTGTCTTATAAATATAAACTACAAGTAATGCACCTACTATCTCAATTACAAGAGAGAATACAGAATCTATACCTTTAGATAATAGAGTAGTAGAATAATTCCAGGTTTCTACATCAGATAAAAGCAATTGTGGATTCAATAGTTTCACTATAAGAGAGTATGTCGCATTAGTATCAATTTCCAATAGATATTTAATGCCATCCTTAATTAAGTTAATTATCATTCCACAGAAAGAAAATACAA of the Orenia metallireducens genome contains:
- a CDS encoding leucine-rich repeat domain-containing protein; the protein is MFLLTTCSNSIIKDDNLEQTIREKIGKDSGELLKEDLENITELSVEYSDISSIEGIENLTNLTKLNLAGNEIKDISYLANLNKLEYLNLSSNRIKDVSALVKLNNLNELLLNYNKGIGLPENISQLAQNDKLTRLDLGSNDIDDLSFIKEFTNLTYLNLSDNSIEDLRPLSSLKNNLIELNLRKNNLLDITPLSSLEKLKVLNLEGGNKRNKIKDISPLAKLKSLINLNLSDNEIIDITVLSNLTNLKELTIANNKVKDIEPLSSLNNLTYLSFYRNEVNDVSPIANLNKLTCLSGAGNMIIDISPLHNLKNLKELYLWKNEIEDISPLSGLDKLTRLELRFNNIKNIKGLSKLTNLQSLDFVGNEVEDIDSLKELDNLTYLNFSDNKVVDIIPLAKLSNLSKLGIRYNPIKDLSPLLNIRSLDELYIDVDTLGAKGDDYLSTVNLKVLNKLHFRGVDIKKFQWQ